GGCCCAGGTCTCGCTCTCGCACACCGGCGGCTACGCCCTCGCCCAGGCCGTACTGCTTCCCGCCCATGGCGGCCCTGCCCAGGACGGTCCGTCGCCGGACGGCCCCGCCCAGGACACCGCGCACGACGAAGGATGACCATGCGCTTCCATCTCATCGACCGGATCGACGCCCTGGAACCGGGCCGAGCCGTCCGCGCCCGCAAGGTGACCTCCCGGCTGGAGGACCACTGGCGGGACACCGGCCGCGGCCCGGAAATGCCCGCCCCGCTGGTGCTGGAGGCGCTCTGCCAGGCCGGCACCTGGCTCATCATGATCACCACCGACCTGCGCCGCCGGGCCGCGCTGCTGTCCGTCGACGGGGTGGCCTTCCACGGCCCCGTCCGCCCCGGCGACATCATCGAACTTGTCGGCACCGTCGAGTCGTTGGGCGACGAGACCGCCGTCCTGAGCGGTACGGCCACAGTGGACGGACGCCTGGTGATGACCGCCGACGCGGTCATGTGCGCGCTGCTGCCCGCCGACGAGCTGGAGGACCTGGAGGCCACCCGGCTGCTGGAGCGCCGCCTCACCCGCGGCCTGTCCGACGCGGCCGGTGCCCGATGAGCCGGGTCGCGATCACCGGGATCGGCGCGGTCACCCCGCTCGGCAACGACGCGCCGACCACCTGGCAGGCGCTCGCCGAGGGGCGCAGCGGGGTCGGCCCGCTGCGGACCTTCGACGCCTCGACCATGCCGGTGCGGATCGCCGGCCAGGTCAGGGACTTCGCCCCGGACACCGCCGGCCCGGCGCGCGAGCGCCGCCACCTCTCCCGCGCCGCGCTGTTCGCCGCGGCCGCCGCCCGG
The nucleotide sequence above comes from Streptomyces kaniharaensis. Encoded proteins:
- a CDS encoding hotdog domain-containing protein, whose product is MRFHLIDRIDALEPGRAVRARKVTSRLEDHWRDTGRGPEMPAPLVLEALCQAGTWLIMITTDLRRRAALLSVDGVAFHGPVRPGDIIELVGTVESLGDETAVLSGTATVDGRLVMTADAVMCALLPADELEDLEATRLLERRLTRGLSDAAGAR